The following nucleotide sequence is from Candidatus Paceibacterota bacterium.
TCAACTCCACCGTCTGCCGCCTCTCTAATCTCATAGGGCATAAGCTTTTTGTCTTTTTGCACTTCCGGATCGGAAAAGCGCCGGCCAATTAATCTTTTAACTGAAAAAATAGTGTTTTGAGGATTGGTCACCTGCTGCCTTTTGGCCAAAACACCAACCAACCTTTCTCCGCTTTTAGTTAAAGCAACGACAGAGGGAGTGGTTCTTCCTCCTTCTTTGTTCTCAATTATTTTTGGTTCCCCTCCTTCCATGGCTGCTATAGCAGAAAAGGTGGTTCCCAAATCAATACCTAATATTTTGCTCATAGTTTTGTTAATTTAATAAATTATTTTTATTACTCAATGAAGCAATGCTTCATTTCGGATTTCGTTTCCTTTGGAAACTCATCTTGCGACTTTTACTTTCGCAGGCCTTAATAACCTACCGTTTATAATATAACCCCTTTGCACTTCTTCTAATATAACTCCTGATTGACCGCCCTCTTTGGTCTCAATCGCCTCGTGCAAGTTAGGATCAAACTTCTCGCCAACTGTCTTCATTTCCTCCACCCCCTGATTCTTCAAAAAATCCAGAATCTGATTTTTAATCTGTAAAATCCCTTTTACGTTTTCATCTTTTTCCCGAGCCGCAGCGAAGGGAGGAGAAGAAGATTTATCTTCTTCGCCTTTTAAATCCTTGGCTATTTTTTTTTCCGCTAATTCAAAATTATCCAGAATAGGAAGAATTTTCAAAACAAGCTCCTCGCCGGCATAAGCGAGTAAAGCAGTAATTCTTTCCATTTCTTCTTTTTTGTAATTCAAAAAATCAGCTCTTGCTCTCTGCCAGCCGGCTAAATACTCGTCTTTCTGCCTTAAACACTCTTCCAATTTCTTTTTTAAATTTTCATCTTGTTTTTCAACCATATATTAAACTTTATCCAATAAATGAATCAAAGAATTCAGAGAACAGATGCTTTTATCGTAATCCATTCGTTTCAGGCCGAATATGGCCAAAATGCCGTTTTCTTTCACCCGAGCCGCAGCGAAGGGTGAAGAAGAGAATTTATTCTCTTCGCCTACCGGGAAATGGCATTTAGTGACTATAGCGCTGAATTCTCTGGCTTTGGGCAAGGGATTTTCTTTACCGATGTAAACTTTGATATCAGCATCTAAATCAAAATCAGCTATTTCTTCCTCAAAGCTTTTAACCATAGCAATAAAATCGTTAATCAGCTTTCTTTCCTTGAATTCCGGCTCCTTGATTATTTCCTCCCAGCCTTCCTTCCAAAATATTTTCTTGTCAGACAAATACCCTAAAGAAAAATTTGAGGAAACCAAGGCTAAATTCTTGGTTACGGATTGGAGAAACTTTATTGTATCATCCATTTCCCCATTAAACCAGTCAGATTCAAAAATATCCTCTTTCAAAGAATGTTCCTGTAATAAGCTGTCAACGAAAAAGCGATAGCCCTTATCGGTCGGCACTCTGCCGGCCGAAGTATGGGGTTGGGAAAGAAAACCTGCATCGGTCAGCTTCTGCATTTCGTTCCTGATAGTGGCAGAGCAAACATCAAAATCACATTTCTTTTCCAGAAACTCAGAACTGACCGGCTCAACCGACCTGATGTAGTTTTTGATGATATTATTCAATATTCCTGTCTGTCTTTCGGTTAATTCCATATACATCCATGATAATCAAGTTAGCAGTCACTGTCAAGGAGTGCTAACGCCCC
It contains:
- a CDS encoding nucleotide exchange factor GrpE, whose translation is MVEKQDENLKKKLEECLRQKDEYLAGWQRARADFLNYKKEEMERITALLAYAGEELVLKILPILDNFELAEKKIAKDLKGEEDKSSSPPFAAAREKDENVKGILQIKNQILDFLKNQGVEEMKTVGEKFDPNLHEAIETKEGGQSGVILEEVQRGYIINGRLLRPAKVKVAR